A genome region from Alistipes dispar includes the following:
- a CDS encoding zinc ribbon domain-containing protein — protein MATQKKTAEVDYSMQEKILALYELQKIDSRIDEINKVKGELPLEVQDLEDEVAGMKTRIEHINAEIEELNTLTKQRKREVDQARIMIGNYKEQQNNVRNNREFDAISKEIEYQELEIELAEKRLKEYAAGIKAKKLQLEEAEGLVEGRAADLQAKKAELDGIEAETAPQVAEYEAQEARAKEKIDERLLAAYERIRRNVRNGLAVVTVRRDACGGCFNRIPPQRQVDIRQGKKIIVCEYCGRILVADPAGEQE, from the coding sequence ATGGCAACACAAAAGAAGACTGCCGAAGTTGATTACTCGATGCAGGAGAAGATTCTGGCGCTCTACGAACTGCAGAAGATCGACAGCCGGATCGACGAGATCAACAAGGTGAAAGGTGAACTGCCTCTCGAGGTGCAGGACCTCGAGGATGAAGTGGCCGGAATGAAGACCCGCATCGAGCACATCAACGCCGAGATCGAGGAGTTGAACACGCTCACGAAACAGCGCAAGCGCGAGGTGGATCAGGCCCGGATCATGATCGGAAACTACAAGGAACAGCAGAACAACGTGCGCAACAACCGCGAGTTCGACGCCATTTCGAAGGAGATCGAGTACCAGGAGCTCGAGATCGAGCTGGCCGAGAAGCGCCTGAAGGAGTACGCCGCGGGCATCAAGGCCAAGAAACTCCAACTGGAGGAGGCCGAGGGGCTCGTGGAGGGCCGTGCCGCCGATTTGCAGGCCAAGAAGGCCGAGCTGGACGGCATCGAGGCCGAGACGGCGCCGCAGGTGGCCGAATACGAAGCGCAGGAGGCCCGCGCCAAGGAGAAGATCGACGAGCGCCTGCTGGCGGCTTACGAGCGTATCCGCCGCAACGTCCGCAACGGACTGGCCGTGGTGACCGTCAGGCGCGACGCCTGCGGAGGCTGCTTCAACCGCATTCCGCCCCAGCGCCAGGTGGACATTCGCCAGGGAAAGAAAATCATCGTCTGCGAGTACTGCGGCCGTATCCTGGTCGCCGATCCCGCCGGGGAGCAGGAGTAG
- a CDS encoding Nif3-like dinuclear metal center hexameric protein produces the protein MKIRDITTVIETFAPLRWQESYDNAGLIVGRGEDEAHAALLAVDVTEEVLDEAERLGCDLVVTHHPIVFHALKRFNSADTVQRCVERAIRRGIALYACHTNLDSAPGGMSWHLAGMLGVGNLRVLQPAAEEGVGFGVVGELAEAVDTVEFMRFIQRRLGASVVRYSDIASSAVRRVAVCTGAGASLIGDARRAGADFYLTADMKYNDFMMPDKALTVADIGHFESEYCAIQLLFDILSKNLRTFAVRKSECSRNPVNYLV, from the coding sequence ATGAAGATCAGGGATATTACGACGGTTATCGAAACCTTTGCGCCGCTTCGGTGGCAGGAATCCTATGACAATGCGGGGCTTATCGTGGGTCGCGGGGAGGACGAGGCGCACGCCGCGCTGCTGGCCGTGGACGTGACCGAGGAGGTGCTGGACGAGGCCGAGCGGCTGGGATGCGACCTGGTCGTGACGCACCATCCGATCGTCTTCCATGCGCTCAAGCGCTTCAATTCGGCGGACACGGTGCAGCGCTGCGTCGAGCGGGCCATCCGCCGCGGCATCGCGCTGTACGCCTGCCACACCAACCTCGACAGCGCTCCGGGAGGCATGAGCTGGCATCTGGCCGGGATGCTGGGCGTGGGGAACCTCCGCGTGTTGCAGCCCGCGGCCGAGGAGGGTGTCGGATTCGGCGTCGTGGGCGAGCTCGCGGAAGCGGTCGATACCGTGGAGTTCATGCGCTTTATTCAGCGGCGGCTCGGGGCGAGCGTCGTACGTTACAGCGACATCGCCTCTTCCGCGGTGCGCCGCGTGGCCGTCTGCACCGGGGCCGGGGCCTCGCTCATCGGCGACGCACGCCGCGCCGGGGCCGATTTCTACCTCACGGCCGACATGAAGTACAACGACTTCATGATGCCCGATAAGGCCCTCACCGTGGCGGATATAGGCCATTTTGAAAGCGAATATTGCGCAATTCAGCTTTTATTTGACATTTTGTCGAAAAATTTACGTACCTTTGCGGTTCGCAAGAGTGAATGCTCTCGCAATCCGGTGAATTATCTGGTTTAA
- a CDS encoding MerR family transcriptional regulator: MAEKLYYSMGEVAEMFDVNQSLIRHWESQFSVLRPKRNKKGNRLFTPQDVENLKRIYHLVKECGMTLEGAKRAMRRQPAGDAADRSGELLERLQRIRALLVEVREDLKAADGEIVAVGDDYGAESPAETPASAPVSAERPAAAGSLAPDTPPAVSADDAATPAAEAPQAGIPDTETPARRRNRAVVKIDEAAGVPSGAESPADGAPGAVRRPVRKPRRKKEEPEHKELFAFYEQSLF; this comes from the coding sequence ATGGCTGAAAAACTCTATTACTCGATGGGCGAGGTCGCCGAAATGTTCGACGTCAATCAGTCGCTCATCCGTCATTGGGAGTCGCAGTTCAGCGTGTTGCGGCCGAAGCGGAACAAGAAGGGCAACCGGCTCTTCACGCCGCAGGACGTCGAGAACCTGAAGCGGATCTACCACCTGGTCAAGGAGTGCGGCATGACGCTCGAAGGGGCCAAGCGGGCGATGCGCCGCCAGCCTGCGGGCGATGCGGCGGACCGCTCGGGCGAATTGCTGGAGCGGTTGCAGCGGATTCGGGCCCTGCTCGTCGAGGTCCGCGAGGACCTGAAGGCCGCCGACGGCGAGATCGTGGCGGTGGGCGACGACTACGGCGCCGAATCCCCGGCGGAAACGCCCGCATCCGCACCGGTTTCCGCGGAACGACCCGCGGCGGCCGGGAGCCTCGCGCCCGATACCCCGCCCGCCGTATCTGCGGATGATGCGGCGACGCCTGCCGCGGAGGCTCCGCAGGCAGGAATACCCGATACGGAGACTCCGGCGCGCCGCCGGAACCGGGCCGTCGTGAAGATCGACGAAGCGGCCGGCGTTCCGTCCGGAGCGGAATCCCCGGCGGACGGAGCGCCCGGCGCCGTGCGGCGTCCGGTGCGCAAGCCCCGCCGCAAGAAGGAGGAGCCGGAGCACAAGGAGCTGTTCGCCTTCTACGAGCAGTCGTTGTTCTGA
- a CDS encoding methyltransferase RsmF C-terminal domain-like protein, which translates to MELPPKFVERVLRDLGTAEGRALCGALDAPPPVSVRLNPAKTGTDRLPELFPEVLPGGPGGAGTPQAVSGASVSSGASGSAAFSGTETPPGLPQLDVAGRVPWCAGGLYLASRPQFTFDSDFHAGAYYVQEASSQAVGHLLGGAAVRGARVLDLCAAPGGKTTLYASLAGPEGLVVANEIDRRRAAVLADNVRKWGTGNVVVTTCEPRAVCDFEAWFDVVAVDAPCSGEGMFRKDPASRAEWSEGGVRVCAARQEEILREAWRALKPGGTLLYSTCTFNRDEDEGVLERLLAAVGSEAAETEERPVDGAWGVVCGRVGAFRTYRFYPHRAVGEGFFAAVARKAPDAEGRMRTPRARRAVFAPADRATAAELARWTLDPGAMRFGTVAGSCYGWFAAQADAVRALSEALPAIYSGVAFGQVFRGVLKPDPALAFHTGLNRGALPVAELDGPTAVRYLRRQDIPPGELAEGMNLIAARGRALGFAKRIGRRVNNLYPNSLRIIKQD; encoded by the coding sequence ATGGAACTGCCTCCGAAATTCGTCGAACGCGTGTTGCGCGACCTCGGGACGGCCGAAGGGCGCGCCCTGTGCGGGGCGCTCGACGCGCCGCCGCCGGTCTCCGTGCGCCTGAACCCCGCGAAGACGGGGACGGACCGGCTCCCGGAGCTGTTTCCCGAAGTGCTCCCCGGGGGGCCGGGGGGCGCTGGGACACCGCAGGCCGTATCCGGTGCGTCCGTGTCTTCCGGGGCATCCGGGAGCGCGGCGTTTTCCGGGACGGAGACACCGCCCGGCCTGCCGCAGCTCGACGTCGCGGGGCGGGTTCCCTGGTGCGCCGGGGGCCTTTACCTCGCTTCGCGGCCGCAGTTCACCTTCGACAGCGACTTCCACGCCGGGGCCTACTACGTGCAGGAGGCGTCGTCGCAGGCGGTCGGACACCTGCTCGGCGGCGCGGCGGTACGCGGTGCGCGTGTGCTGGACCTCTGCGCCGCTCCGGGCGGCAAGACGACGCTCTACGCCTCGCTCGCGGGGCCGGAGGGGCTGGTCGTCGCCAACGAGATCGACCGCCGCCGCGCCGCCGTGCTGGCGGACAACGTCCGCAAGTGGGGCACGGGCAACGTCGTGGTGACGACCTGCGAGCCGCGCGCCGTCTGCGACTTCGAGGCGTGGTTCGACGTCGTGGCCGTAGATGCCCCCTGTTCGGGCGAGGGCATGTTCCGCAAGGACCCGGCCTCCCGCGCCGAGTGGAGCGAGGGCGGCGTGCGCGTGTGCGCCGCGCGGCAGGAGGAGATTCTGCGCGAGGCGTGGCGGGCGCTCAAACCCGGCGGCACGCTGCTGTACAGTACCTGCACGTTCAACCGCGACGAGGACGAGGGCGTGCTGGAGCGGCTGCTCGCCGCCGTCGGCAGCGAGGCTGCCGAGACGGAGGAGCGGCCCGTGGACGGGGCCTGGGGCGTCGTCTGCGGCCGGGTCGGTGCGTTCCGCACCTATCGGTTCTATCCCCACCGGGCCGTCGGCGAGGGATTTTTCGCCGCCGTGGCCCGCAAGGCTCCCGATGCGGAGGGGCGGATGCGCACGCCCCGGGCGCGCCGTGCGGTGTTCGCTCCGGCCGACCGGGCGACTGCGGCCGAGCTGGCGCGCTGGACGCTCGATCCCGGCGCGATGCGCTTCGGCACGGTGGCCGGCTCCTGCTACGGCTGGTTCGCGGCGCAGGCCGACGCCGTCCGGGCGCTTTCGGAAGCGCTGCCCGCGATCTATTCCGGCGTGGCGTTCGGACAGGTGTTCCGGGGGGTGCTGAAGCCCGATCCGGCGCTGGCCTTCCACACGGGGCTGAACCGCGGGGCGCTGCCCGTGGCGGAGCTGGACGGGCCGACGGCGGTGCGCTACCTGCGGCGGCAGGACATCCCGCCCGGGGAATTGGCCGAGGGGATGAACCTCATTGCGGCCCGCGGCCGCGCGCTGGGCTTCGCCAAGCGGATCGGGCGGCGGGTGAACAACTTGTATCCCAATTCGTTGCGAATCATAAAACAGGATTGA
- a CDS encoding deoxynucleoside kinase encodes MYIAIAGNIGSGKTTLTQMLTARYDARSYLEESNNPYIGDFYEDMNRWSFNLQIYFLGSRIRQTMEMLSDVSQGDIIQDRTIYEDAYIFASNLHEMGLMATRDIETYMSIFRLVTTLIPKPDLLIYLKAGVPTLTSQIRKRGREYEMNIDELYLKRLNDKYNDWIEHNYDGEVLVVDKDHEDFVSDPAVLDKICARLDALKAAGK; translated from the coding sequence ATGTATATAGCCATAGCCGGAAATATCGGCAGCGGGAAGACCACGCTGACCCAGATGCTCACGGCGCGTTACGACGCGCGGTCCTACCTCGAGGAGAGCAACAACCCCTATATCGGCGATTTTTACGAGGACATGAACCGCTGGTCGTTCAACTTGCAGATCTATTTCCTCGGAAGCCGCATCCGGCAGACGATGGAGATGCTCTCCGACGTCTCGCAGGGCGACATCATCCAGGACCGCACGATCTACGAGGACGCGTACATCTTCGCGAGCAACCTTCACGAGATGGGGCTGATGGCCACGCGCGACATCGAGACCTACATGAGCATTTTCCGGCTCGTCACGACGCTCATTCCCAAGCCCGACCTGCTGATCTACCTCAAGGCGGGCGTGCCGACGCTCACCTCGCAGATCCGCAAGCGGGGCCGCGAATACGAGATGAACATCGACGAGCTGTACCTCAAGCGGCTCAACGACAAGTACAACGACTGGATCGAACACAACTACGACGGCGAGGTGCTCGTCGTGGACAAGGACCACGAGGACTTCGTCTCGGACCCCGCGGTGCTGGATAAGATTTGCGCGCGCCTCGATGCGCTGAAAGCGGCCGGAAAATAG
- a CDS encoding GH3 auxin-responsive promoter family protein, protein MSFRNTILKTWFSQRARAIDRFRRHPVETQERMLRRLVRRGRLTEFGDRYDLRHIRSVERFQSQVETFDYETFKPYVERMMAGVRSVTAPGRVRLFARSSGTTSDRSKYIPVTRESLWWNHTLGMRDVATLYAAARPGTRVFDGKTLTLGGSCACEGRNLVGDLSALLIHETTFWSGWFRAPRIGTAIIPDFDAKCEAICRECVGEPITAFAGVPSWNLALMRRVLEFTGRKNLLEVWPRLELFAHGGVEFTPYRRMFEELLPSEGMHYMETYNASEGFFALADDPGRDDMLLMLDYGTFFEFRDGERIVPLADVECGKVYAMLVTSNNGLWRYEIGDTVEFTSTTPYRIRFAGRTKQYINVFGEELIADNADRALAAACRASGAAVAEYTVAPCYMSLRERGAHEWIVEFDREPESAERFAGALDEALRAVNSDYDAKRRTTLERQRIVTVPRGYFLRWMRARGKNKVPRLVNDRRVADDVLALDGERITEQD, encoded by the coding sequence ATGTCTTTTCGCAATACGATTCTCAAGACGTGGTTCTCGCAGCGTGCGCGGGCGATTGACCGCTTCCGGCGGCACCCCGTCGAGACACAGGAGCGGATGCTCCGCCGTCTGGTGCGCCGGGGCCGCCTGACGGAGTTCGGCGACCGCTACGACCTGCGGCACATCCGCTCCGTGGAGCGGTTCCAGTCGCAGGTCGAGACGTTCGACTACGAGACCTTCAAGCCCTATGTCGAGCGTATGATGGCGGGCGTGCGCAGCGTTACGGCCCCCGGGCGGGTCCGGCTGTTCGCCCGTTCGTCGGGCACGACCTCCGACCGCAGCAAGTACATCCCCGTCACGCGGGAGTCGTTGTGGTGGAATCATACGCTGGGTATGCGCGACGTGGCGACGCTCTACGCCGCGGCCCGTCCCGGCACGCGGGTCTTTGACGGCAAGACCCTGACGCTCGGCGGTTCGTGCGCGTGCGAGGGGCGGAACCTCGTGGGGGACCTCTCGGCGCTGCTGATCCACGAGACGACCTTCTGGAGCGGCTGGTTCCGCGCGCCGCGCATCGGGACGGCGATCATTCCCGACTTCGACGCGAAGTGCGAGGCGATCTGCCGCGAATGCGTCGGCGAACCGATCACGGCCTTCGCGGGCGTGCCGTCGTGGAATCTGGCGCTCATGCGCCGCGTGCTGGAGTTCACCGGGCGGAAGAATCTGCTCGAAGTGTGGCCCCGGCTGGAGCTGTTCGCCCACGGCGGGGTGGAGTTCACCCCCTACCGCCGCATGTTCGAAGAGCTGCTGCCTTCGGAGGGGATGCACTACATGGAGACCTATAACGCTTCGGAGGGTTTCTTCGCGCTGGCCGACGACCCGGGCCGCGACGACATGCTGCTGATGCTCGACTACGGCACGTTCTTCGAGTTCCGCGACGGGGAGCGCATCGTGCCGCTGGCCGACGTGGAGTGCGGCAAGGTCTATGCGATGCTCGTCACGTCGAACAACGGCCTGTGGCGCTACGAGATCGGCGACACGGTGGAGTTCACCTCGACGACGCCCTACCGCATCCGCTTCGCGGGCCGGACGAAACAGTATATCAACGTCTTCGGCGAGGAGCTGATCGCCGATAACGCCGACCGGGCGCTGGCCGCGGCCTGCCGCGCGTCGGGAGCCGCGGTCGCGGAGTACACCGTGGCGCCGTGCTACATGTCGCTGCGCGAACGGGGGGCGCACGAGTGGATCGTGGAGTTCGACCGCGAGCCGGAGAGCGCCGAACGGTTCGCCGGGGCGCTTGACGAGGCGCTGCGGGCCGTCAATTCGGACTACGATGCCAAGCGCCGCACGACGCTCGAACGGCAGCGCATCGTGACGGTTCCCCGGGGCTATTTCCTGCGATGGATGCGTGCGCGGGGCAAGAACAAGGTCCCGCGGCTGGTGAACGATCGCCGCGTGGCGGACGACGTGCTCGCGCTGGACGGGGAGCGGATAACGGAACAGGATTAA
- the trkA gene encoding Trk system potassium transporter TrkA — protein MKIVIAGAGEMGSHLARMLSGNGHDITIIDADQKLLAEVGSLADVLTVEGDSTTFAVLRRAAVRRCDLFIAVNHEETDNIVAATLAKRLGAKKSIARIDNNEYLEPDNKELFIDMGIDYLFYPEKVAAREVINLLGHTSTTEYVDFSSGKLSLAVFRLEPASPLVGEALSGFGEGQEALSYRTVAITRGGETIIPRLGERYLEGDVIYVIARQDAVHDVMELSGRSNIDVRNMMILGGSRIGIRIATELQDEINIKLVDYNAEKAYRLAETLDKTLIINEDGRNTEAMMEEGLSNMDAFVAVTGRSETNILAAMLAKRMGVKKVIAEVENLNYINLAESIGIDTIINKKLVTASNIFRFTMSTDVQAIKCLTGSDAEVLEFIVKPNSPATKAPIKDLGLPEDAIIGGIVRGDKVFIAVDDTQISAYDRVVLFAMPASVGKVGYYFN, from the coding sequence ATGAAGATCGTAATTGCGGGAGCCGGCGAGATGGGCAGCCATCTGGCCCGGATGTTGAGCGGCAACGGCCACGATATCACCATTATCGACGCCGACCAGAAACTGCTGGCCGAGGTGGGCAGTCTGGCCGACGTGCTCACCGTCGAGGGCGACTCGACGACCTTCGCGGTGCTGCGGCGCGCTGCGGTGCGCAGGTGCGACCTTTTCATCGCCGTCAATCACGAGGAGACGGACAATATCGTGGCGGCGACGCTGGCCAAGCGGCTCGGGGCGAAGAAGTCCATCGCCCGCATCGACAACAACGAGTACCTCGAACCGGACAACAAGGAGCTGTTCATCGACATGGGCATCGACTACCTGTTCTATCCCGAGAAGGTCGCGGCGCGCGAGGTGATCAACCTGCTGGGCCATACCTCGACCACCGAGTACGTCGATTTCTCGAGCGGCAAGCTCTCGCTGGCTGTCTTCCGCCTCGAACCGGCTTCGCCGCTCGTGGGCGAGGCGCTGTCGGGGTTCGGCGAGGGGCAGGAGGCGCTGAGCTACCGCACCGTGGCCATCACGCGCGGCGGCGAGACGATCATTCCGCGTCTGGGCGAACGCTACCTGGAGGGCGACGTGATCTACGTCATCGCGCGGCAGGACGCCGTGCACGACGTGATGGAGCTCTCCGGTCGGTCGAATATCGACGTGCGCAACATGATGATCCTCGGCGGCTCGCGCATCGGCATCCGCATCGCCACGGAGTTGCAGGACGAGATCAACATCAAACTGGTGGACTACAACGCCGAGAAGGCCTACCGGCTGGCCGAGACGCTCGACAAGACGCTCATCATCAACGAGGACGGCCGCAATACGGAGGCGATGATGGAGGAAGGGCTTTCGAACATGGACGCCTTCGTGGCCGTGACGGGCCGCAGCGAGACGAACATCCTGGCGGCGATGCTTGCCAAGCGCATGGGCGTGAAGAAGGTGATCGCCGAGGTCGAGAACCTCAATTACATCAATCTGGCCGAGTCGATCGGCATCGACACGATCATCAACAAGAAGCTGGTCACGGCGTCGAACATTTTCCGTTTCACCATGTCTACCGACGTGCAGGCGATCAAGTGCCTCACGGGCAGCGACGCCGAGGTGCTGGAGTTCATCGTCAAGCCCAACTCCCCGGCCACGAAGGCCCCGATCAAGGACCTCGGGCTGCCCGAGGACGCGATCATCGGCGGCATCGTGCGCGGCGACAAGGTTTTCATCGCCGTGGACGACACGCAGATTTCGGCTTACGACCGGGTCGTGCTCTTCGCCATGCCCGCGTCGGTGGGGAAGGTGGGGTATTATTTTAACTGA
- a CDS encoding 3'(2'),5'-bisphosphate nucleotidase CysQ family protein, which yields MIDDKVRMYLLPPLFNAAVRAGASIMQVYKNLDDYDISLKDDRTPITVADRLAHRTIREYLGPTRIPILSEEGREMRYEERCNWELYWLVDPLDGTVEFIKGNNEFTVNIALMENNVCIGAVVYVPYFGKMYVAGRNAGSFLKEGVAPDAGASYTYDEIVCGWTRLPLPREGRHDHLRVAVSRSHQTSETHEHIERLRARHPDLEVVEQGSSYKFCMLAEGSVDYYVRTTRTYEWDTAAGELILAEAGGTTRSLPGDAELRYNEADLHNPWFVCRSKYCEL from the coding sequence ATGATTGACGACAAGGTGAGAATGTATCTGCTGCCGCCCCTGTTCAATGCGGCCGTGAGAGCCGGAGCCTCGATCATGCAAGTCTATAAGAACCTCGACGACTACGACATAAGCCTCAAGGACGACCGCACGCCGATCACGGTGGCCGACCGGCTGGCTCACCGGACCATCCGCGAGTACCTCGGGCCGACGCGCATTCCGATCCTTTCGGAGGAGGGGCGCGAGATGCGTTACGAAGAGCGCTGCAACTGGGAGCTTTACTGGCTGGTGGACCCGCTGGACGGGACGGTGGAGTTCATCAAGGGCAACAACGAGTTCACGGTCAATATCGCCCTGATGGAGAACAACGTCTGCATCGGAGCGGTGGTCTATGTGCCCTATTTCGGGAAGATGTATGTCGCGGGGCGGAATGCCGGCTCCTTTCTCAAGGAGGGCGTCGCTCCGGATGCCGGCGCCTCCTACACCTACGACGAGATCGTCTGCGGCTGGACCCGGCTGCCGCTGCCCCGGGAGGGGCGTCACGACCACCTGCGGGTGGCCGTTTCGCGTTCGCACCAGACCTCCGAGACGCACGAGCATATCGAACGCCTGCGGGCGCGGCATCCCGATCTGGAGGTCGTCGAGCAGGGCAGTTCCTATAAATTCTGCATGCTGGCCGAGGGGAGCGTGGACTACTACGTGCGTACGACCCGCACCTACGAGTGGGATACGGCCGCCGGGGAGCTCATTCTCGCGGAGGCCGGCGGGACGACCCGTTCGCTGCCCGGGGATGCGGAGCTGCGGTACAACGAGGCGGACCTGCACAATCCCTGGTTCGTCTGCCGGTCGAAATACTGCGAATTGTAG
- the rplU gene encoding 50S ribosomal protein L21 produces the protein MYVIVEIAGQQFKAEKGRKLYVHRLQGEENSSVSFDKVLLADNDGQVKVGAPVVEGAAVKCKILKHLKDDKVLVFKKKRRTGYQKCNGHRQYLTQILVEEIVA, from the coding sequence ATGTACGTTATAGTAGAGATCGCAGGTCAGCAATTCAAAGCTGAAAAAGGTCGGAAACTTTATGTTCACCGTCTTCAGGGCGAAGAGAATTCGTCCGTAAGTTTCGACAAAGTCCTGCTCGCAGACAACGACGGTCAGGTCAAGGTCGGCGCACCTGTAGTAGAAGGCGCCGCAGTGAAATGCAAGATCCTGAAACATCTGAAGGATGACAAGGTTCTGGTCTTCAAGAAGAAGCGCCGCACGGGCTACCAGAAGTGCAACGGCCATCGCCAGTACCTGACGCAGATTCTCGTGGAGGAAATTGTTGCATAA
- the rpmA gene encoding 50S ribosomal protein L27, producing MAHKKGVGSSKNGRESESKRLGIKLFGGQFAKAGNIIVRQRGTVHNAGENVGMGKDHTLFALVDGTVEFCKKSEGKSYVSVTPLSE from the coding sequence ATGGCACACAAGAAAGGTGTAGGTAGTTCGAAGAACGGCCGCGAGTCGGAAAGCAAGCGACTCGGCATCAAATTGTTCGGCGGCCAGTTCGCAAAGGCGGGCAACATCATCGTCCGTCAGCGCGGCACGGTTCATAACGCCGGCGAGAACGTAGGCATGGGCAAGGATCACACCCTGTTCGCACTCGTGGACGGAACCGTGGAGTTCTGCAAGAAGAGCGAAGGCAAATCCTACGTGAGCGTAACTCCGCTGAGCGAGTAA